ataagTGTTAGTACCGCTTTAgcctctgggggcagtgttttcaaattcggtcaacgtataccgatttcaTCTAAAGAAAAATTGCCACACACTTGCtgatttttatgttatgttaactaaatattttattttttacctcaaatatgaccaaaattcaaattttaaagtcacTAAAATGTTAGATTGATGTTGTTTCTTTAGTCCATTAGAGGGTGCAACAAATACATATAAACTGTACTGTTGCATCATTCCtggctggtaaaaaaaaaagtgcatttcattttaaaataaagtgcataaaataaaaacatttaaatcatctttatgcacagaaatgatgttttttgtattgtaggTTAATCACATGACTTGTATTTTGAACGGTGTGGAAAAgcacctttaataaataaacggatggccgCTATGATTAAGTGAATCGTATAGAGtgtcatttgttctccttgtacttgttgatgaccggtgcatgatacgagatattcatgttgcactcctggaagtgtcacgacgcagatgtgtgtgtgtgtgcagatcgGATCTATAAGTCATTAAGATCAATCTATAACAGTGCGAGTAATGCTTCACATGCAATAAAATGAGCTTTACCGTCATGATTAGCACAGGCTAAACTGTTTGATGCGCTACACCTTTTGTCCCCTGGGATGGAAACATAGTGACATTAAATGTGTATTTGTCCTCACTTGTGACAGCTGTGCCATTCCCACGAGTATCTCGGTCTGCTGGGGAGGAAGTCTGCGGTTCCTTGATTCTTCACCCGCTGAGGGAACCGCAGTAAAACTCTGGTGTCATAGTCCCGAGCGTCAGCAGCAGAACTGATTCAAAACACATTCAATAACTCAACCTTCAGATTGTATGTCTTTACTGTAAAATATGTCTGTGACTTTAATGGGAAAAGAATGtataaatgctacagtaaaagATGTTGATTGTTAACTGTTGATTTCACCGGCACTGCTGGTATAGTCAATGAGTGACACATTATAAATCATTATGTTATAAACAGTATTTCACTGCCATTGAACAGCTGAACATATACAGCACAAACCTGGACAGGCAGTTCTCCTCCGCAGCACACCTGAGATTGTACATGGCCACTCTCTGGACATACGTGGACACCTGGATCTTATACGAGTCCACCACAAGATCCGGAAGACCTGTGAACATTTAAAGGGTTcgttcacacacacaaatgtgtttcATCTagtgataatgtgtgtgtgtgtgtgtgtgttgtgtgtgtgagtgtgtgtgtctgtgtgtgcatgtatgtgtgtgtttctgtgtgtttgtgtgtgtgtgtgtgtgtgtgtatgtatgtgtgtctgtatgtgtgtgtgtgtgtttatgtctctgtatgtgtgtgtgtgtctgtgtgtgtttctgtgtgtgtgtgtgtgtgtgtgtgtgtatgtatgtgtgtgtgtctgtgtgtgtttctgtgtgtgtgtgtgtgtgtgtgtgtgtgtgtgtgtgttgtgtgtgtgagtgtgagtgtgtgtttctgtgtgtttctgtgtgtgtgtgtgtatgtatgtgtgtgtgtctgtgtgtgtttctgtgtgtgtgtgtgtgtgtgtgtgtgtgagtgtgtgtgtgtatgtgtgtttctgtgtgtgtgtgtgtatgtatgtgtgtgtctgtgtgtgtttctgtgtgtgtgtgtgtgtgtgtgtgtgtatgtatgtgtgtgtgtctgtgtgtgtttctgtgtgtgtgagtgtgtgtgtgtgtgtgttgtgtgtgtgagtgtgtgtgtgagtgtgtgtttctgtgtgtttgtgtgtgtttctgtgtgtgtgtgtgtatgtatgtgtgtgtgtctgtgtgtgtttctgtgtgtgtgtgtatgtatgtgtgtctgtatgtgtgtgtgtgtgtctgtatgtgtgtgtgtgtgtgtatgtatgtgtgtctgtatgtgtgtgtgtgtctgtgggtgtgtttatgtctctgtgtgtgtgtgtgtgtgtgtgtgtgtatgtgtgtgtgtctgtatgtgtgtgtgtgtgtgtatgtgtgtgtctgtgtgtgtttgtgtctctgtgtgtgtgtttgtgtctctgtgtgtgtgtgtgtgtgtgtgtgtgtgtgtgtttctttcctCATTATAATCAATTAATGGAGACCAGAGTTGATTTTTGGGTCATAATTAATGGCAGTAACATCTGAAAGTTATTAAAGATCACACATgaatcatacacaaaaataataatatcacaCACTTGCTTCCCAACAACTGTAATCTTTTAACCCTATAGCAACCAAATCTAACAAGTGCACAACATTATTCAGTCAAGAATGAACCATTTTTAGGAAATATTCTGTGGAACCAAATGACCAGTTTTATTTAGTCATCTTAATGTTTGTTCCACTAAAGATATGGAACCCCGGTGTGCCCATCATCATCTCACATCTTACCGTTCTGGAAGTATCTGGTTCCGTACCCGTGGTGTCTCTGAGTGCTGTGTCGGGGTCTGTAGTACGagtcataataattataatacggATTATTGTGTGGATTGTTCCGGATGGATTTATATGGATCATATGGATCATCTCCCATCATCATGTCTTCTGTTCTCGGAGTGTCCGTTGTTTCTATGGGAGAGTTTGAGCTCGTGTTGTTACCGTCACTGATCGGGATCACGGGTCCAGCGGCTCGTCGGTTCGGTTCTGTTCGGCCCGGTGGCACAAACTCGGACCCGCGACTCACTAGATCAAACACGCGCCCGTTATTCGTCCATCGCGTCCGCGCGCGCGGCGCACCCGCCGCCGCTCTCGATCCGGCGTTTAACTGCGAGAAAACGGTCAgaacacaagaacaaacacagaGGAACAGCAGAAGCACACTTGCACGGGAAACCCTCTCCATCATCCGCTCCACAGCAGCCGTTAATCTCTGTAAGAGGTCCTTCTGGAGCTCCTGCAGTGTCTCTGAGGAGGGGCTGGTTCAGGTGCTTCGGGAGATTTTAAAGGGTTCTGGATCGGTTTCAAAGTGACATAAGCGACATCTTGAGTACGTGAGGACTGATCAACACTTTATACAACTGATTTATATAGTTTAACACTGATTTTAACAGTCATTTCTGGTGTTCCCCGTGCAAAACtctattctgggtggttgccagggtgttactatgcagttagttagggtgttctaggtggttgctaggatgttgtggaCGGTTGCTATGGCGTAGGTAAATGGTttattggcccaagtcaaaagtgcCCACCCTTAAATCTTTTGAAATTCTAgtttaaaacacaagaaaaattcatagaaatgtaatctttgtgtctgtgttggtttaaaaattatttgagcTTTTCTACAATTTCGtcacataatctgcacataatctgcacataatctacacacaatctacacataatctacacatattctgcacataatctacacataatctgcacataatctgcacataatctacacataatctacacataatctgcacacaatctacacacaatctacacacaatctacacacaatctacacataatctgcacataatctacacataatctacacataatctgcacataatctacacataatctgcacataatctacacataatctacacataatctacacataatctgcacACAATTtgcacataatctgcacataatctacacataatctgcacataatctacacataatctgcacataatctacacataatctacacataatctacacataatctgcacACAATTtgcacataatctgcacataatctacacataatctgcacataatctacacataatctgcacataatctacacataatctacacataatctacacataatctgcacacaatttgcacataatctacacataatctacacataatctacacacaatctacacagaATCTGCAAACAATCTACACATTTTATAGTAaagggacataaatattgatctgtttctcacccacacctatcatatcagttctgaacacatggattaaaccactggagtcgtatgtgaaagtgaaagtgtagatttatagtagataatgacagaagaaagacagtcacacacatttgggatggcataagggtgagtaaatgatgactttttatttgacttttcagttttgggagaactgtccctttaagagcacTGTCTGTATTGAATGGGATGTCCAGCTGTTTGTTTAAGTGACTTTATGAGTTTTTAAAGGGTGTCGTATGGGCACATCAGCGGGTGAACCTTCGtcattaaaatcaaataaaacctCTTTATATGCCACATGTCTCTCCAGCGTTTTGACTCCTCCTGGCCAATGAAACACAGCAGGAGAACAGTTATAACCACATCAGCACACACGTGATGTCATTTACATACATTAGCACAAATACTTCCATACATGTGGCATGattaaaagaacaaaaatgagGATGAAGGCATATTGAGAGCCCCGTAGCTCTGAGATTTAAACATATAGAGCCTTAATAATGAATATAGAAAAAGGACATTTTATTAtaaaccagaatctaaaagggtGTGAAGATATctgtaatacttctggagttacagACACTCCAACTTCAGAAAatcaagtgttttgtcttttAAATATTTGGATCATTGGCATAAAATGATGAATAAATCCTCCTCTCCACAAACATGACTAATGAGATATTAATGTAATATTGTACACACACTCATACCCGACACATTTAAGACTGAATCCGGTTCAGTAATGCACTCTGTAAAGGATACAGATATATGCTGCTTTCAGAATATTAGTCAATTATTGCTGATAGCCAATAATGTGCACCTTATGATTTAACACTTTTCTTCCAGCACTGAATGTTAGTGTGAagtggagtcatgagtttgaatccagggcgtgctgagtgactccagtcaggtctccatagcaactaaattggcccggttgctagggagggttgagtcacatggggtaacctctttgtggtggtgattagtggttctggctctcaatggggcgtgtggtgagttgtgtgtgtgtgtgcctttgtctccccagtggagatgtttttacacaccacaccaggtactcattttaggctgagtcgacctaggggaggcccgggaccggttcagataatcgtcactggtgttagccatgagcgggaatcgaactcaggtcggcaggttcgtagcgcagcgcgctaactgctacactaccgctcctcactacacacacacagaaaaacacacgcacacatacacacacacacacactcatgttgtgtttccatgttttatggggactttccatagacataatggtttttatactgtacaaactttatattctatctcctaaacctaaccctacccctaaacctaaccctcacagaaaactttctgcatttttacattttcaaaaaacataatttagtatgatttataagctgttttcctcatggggaccgacaaaatgtccccacaaggtcaaaaatttcgggttttactatccttatggggacatttggtccccacaaagtgataaatacacgctcacacacacacactcacacacacacagacacacactcacacacagacacacacagacacacacagaaacacacacacacacacagaaacacacacacacacacacacacacagaaacacacactcacacacacacacagacacacacagaaacacacacacacacacacattcacacacacacacacacacacacacacacactcacacacacacacactcacacagacagaaacacacacacacacacacacacacacagaaacacacacacacagaatcacacacacacagaaacactcacacacacacacacacacacagacagaaacacacacacacacacacacacacacacacacacagaaacacacacacacagaaacacacacacacagaaacactcacacacacacacacacacagacagaaacacacacacacacacacacacacacagaaacacacacacacagaaacacacacacacagaaacactcacacacacacacacacacacacacacagacagaaacacacacacacacacacacacacactcacacacacagacacacacagacagaaacacacacacacactcacacacacacacacacacacacacacacagacacacacacacagaaacacacacacacactcacacacacacacacacacacacacacacacactcacacacacacagacacacacacacagaaacacacactcacacacacacacacacacacacacacacacacacacactcacacacacacacacacacacacacacactcacacacacacacacacacacacgcacacacacacgcacacacacacacacagacacacacacacagaaacacacacacacactcacacacacacacacacacacacacacacacacacacacacacacacactcacacacacacacacacacacacacacacaaacactcacacacacacacacacacagacacacacagacagaaacacacagaaacacatacacagaaacatacacacacacactcacacacacagaaacacacacacacactcacacaaacagaaacacacacacacacacacaaacagaaacacacacacactcacgcacacacacacacacacacacacacacacacagagaaacacacacacacacacacacacagagaaacacacacacacacacacacacacacacacacagcatgtggCACAATACGTGCAGTTCAACACTTAATTCTTTAAGCGTCTCAGGAGAAAAGTGAGAATTTACTGAACGTgacacttttgaaactgtgtgtgtaAAGATCAAAGTTCAGTGTTTTATCGTACTGAAAGTTTTTCCTACTGGATATAAAAGCTGCAGGTTTACAGGTGAACGAGTTACAGATGTGCGATGTCCATCTGAACACTTTAATCTGGATAATAATGAGACGGCGCTCTGCAGGAGGCGAGCTGCCAGTAACTCACAGGACGTATTAAAATCATGAAAAGCAGGAGCCCGAATCCCCACGAGCGCTTCTACCAGAACAACTGTTTATTCAACGTCCTGAAAGACCCGTGTGTGTCCGTCCTCACTTTCAACAGTGTGGCCacacaaataacatttttttGTCGATTCAAAATTAGAAGAAAATTAAACTACAACATCTTTTTTTACTGCAATTCTGGTGTTGCGGTGATGAGGATCATCTTTGGAGAATAGTCAAAGTCAAACCTCTGGACGAGTTACGGTAATTGAGGGGTAAAACAtgcttaaaggaacattccgggttcaatgcaagttaatctgtcgacagcatttgagtcataatgttgattattaacacacaaattaattaatcttgactcgtccctccttttctttaataaagcataa
This sequence is a window from Xyrauchen texanus isolate HMW12.3.18 chromosome 37, RBS_HiC_50CHRs, whole genome shotgun sequence. Protein-coding genes within it:
- the LOC127630388 gene encoding protein-lysine 6-oxidase-like — its product is MMERVSRASVLLLFLCVCSCVLTVFSQLNAGSRAAAGAPRARTRWTNNGRVFDLVSRGSEFVPPGRTEPNRRAAGPVIPISDGNNTSSNSPIETTDTPRTEDMMMGDDPYDPYKSIRNNPHNNPYYNYYDSYYRPRHSTQRHHGYGTRYFQNGLPDLVVDSYKIQVSTYVQRVAMYNLRCAAEENCLSSSAADARDYDTRVLLRFPQRVKNQGTADFLPSRPRYSWEWHSCHNHYHSMNEFCHYDLLDASTERKVAEGHKASFCLEDTSCDPGYHRRYACTSHTQGLSPGCYDTYGADIDCQWIDITDVQPGKYILKVTVNPGYQVSESDFSNNIVRCDVHYTGNYAHVSGCAMSS